A genomic stretch from Rhabdothermincola salaria includes:
- a CDS encoding SDR family NAD(P)-dependent oxidoreductase yields MRGRMDGKVVLATGSARGIGRAVARRMAVEGARLWLNDIDDGLLSVLLEELRAAGAEADGMAGDAADSSFVDQWVQGAIDRFGQLDVLYNNVGVSREGLVGDLTDRDWRFQQRLTLDTVFFATRAVLPPMVERGRGSIVSMSSGAGIGGQYGLGGYAAAKAGVINLMETVAMEYGPQGIRANAVTPGPTATAPLLAYLERQPGGVDAHTSGLDLRRLSQPEEVANTVLWLASDESSNITGICVRSNIRAASNRPD; encoded by the coding sequence ATGCGCGGACGCATGGACGGCAAGGTGGTGCTCGCCACCGGCAGCGCCCGCGGCATCGGGCGGGCAGTGGCCCGCCGCATGGCGGTCGAGGGCGCCCGTCTGTGGCTCAACGACATCGACGACGGTCTTCTCTCGGTGCTCCTCGAGGAGCTGCGGGCCGCCGGCGCGGAGGCCGACGGCATGGCCGGCGACGCCGCCGACTCCTCGTTCGTCGACCAGTGGGTGCAGGGTGCCATCGACCGGTTCGGGCAGCTGGACGTGCTCTACAACAACGTCGGGGTCTCGCGCGAGGGGCTCGTCGGCGACCTCACCGACCGCGACTGGCGCTTCCAGCAACGTCTCACCCTCGACACCGTGTTCTTCGCCACCCGGGCGGTGCTGCCCCCCATGGTCGAGCGGGGGCGGGGCTCCATCGTCAGCATGTCGTCGGGCGCCGGCATCGGCGGCCAGTACGGGCTGGGCGGCTACGCGGCCGCCAAGGCCGGGGTCATCAACCTCATGGAGACGGTGGCCATGGAGTACGGCCCGCAGGGCATCCGCGCCAACGCGGTCACGCCAGGCCCCACCGCCACCGCCCCGCTCCTCGCCTACCTCGAACGCCAGCCCGGCGGGGTGGACGCCCACACCAGCGGGCTCGACCTGCGGCGGCTCAGTCAGCCCGAGGAGGTGGCCAACACCGTGCTGTGGCTGGCGTCGGACGAGTCGTCGAACATCACCGGCATCTGCGTGCGCAGCAACATCCGTGCTGCCAGCAACCGGCCGGACTGA
- a CDS encoding SDR family NAD(P)-dependent oxidoreductase: MTVDTDVTGRVVVVTGASRGIGRGLAHHLGRSGARLVVTGRKQARLDALSSELDDLDIDHLAVAVDVADREGMLELAARTVERFGRVDGLVANAQSFRSVTPLEDVTEADMDLLYDTGPKGTLWAMQAVFPLMRDQGWGRIVTMGSNGGLNGAAGYGPYASSKEAIRGLTRVAAREWGPHGIVVNCVCPVSVAHRAPPGDDPERAAIFAATFANQPIARDGDAEDDIAPIVTFLLSDACRYMTGQTIMADGGAIMLR; encoded by the coding sequence TTGACCGTCGACACCGACGTGACCGGACGGGTGGTGGTCGTGACCGGCGCCTCCCGGGGCATCGGGCGAGGGCTGGCGCACCACCTGGGGCGTTCGGGGGCCCGGTTGGTCGTCACCGGTCGCAAGCAGGCGCGCCTCGACGCGCTGTCGAGCGAGCTCGACGACCTCGACATCGATCACCTGGCGGTGGCCGTGGACGTGGCCGACCGCGAAGGGATGCTCGAGCTGGCCGCCCGCACGGTGGAGCGGTTCGGCCGGGTCGACGGGCTGGTGGCCAACGCTCAGAGCTTCCGGTCGGTCACCCCGCTCGAGGACGTGACCGAGGCCGACATGGACCTGCTGTACGACACGGGACCCAAGGGCACCCTGTGGGCCATGCAGGCCGTGTTCCCCCTCATGCGCGACCAGGGCTGGGGGCGCATCGTCACCATGGGCTCCAACGGCGGGCTCAACGGGGCCGCCGGGTACGGGCCCTACGCCTCGTCGAAGGAGGCCATCCGGGGGCTCACCCGGGTGGCCGCCCGCGAATGGGGCCCCCACGGCATCGTGGTCAACTGCGTCTGCCCGGTGTCGGTGGCGCACCGGGCCCCGCCCGGCGACGATCCCGAGCGAGCGGCGATCTTCGCGGCCACCTTCGCCAACCAACCCATCGCCCGCGACGGCGACGCCGAGGACGACATCGCCCCCATCGTGACCTTCTTGCTCTCCGACGCCTGCCGGTACATGACCGGCCAGACGATCATGGCCGACGGCGGCGCCATCATGTTGCGCTGA